A section of the Campylobacter porcelli genome encodes:
- a CDS encoding methionine ABC transporter ATP-binding protein, with amino-acid sequence MIKISNLKKYYGKNLIINNVSCEINKGEIFAIVGHSGAGKSTLLRCINGLESYQNGSLKVLGREIKSLNENGLRDLRRDIGMIFQHFALMSRKTAFENIAMPLRVWGYDEKAIKARVDELLELVGLKDKARSYPSQLSGGQKQRVAIARALALNPKILLSDEATSALDPNTTKQILSLLKEINEKLGITIVLVTHEMEVVKNIANRAILLQSGVITNFGSIVELFLNPDENMKNFLGEDEILPDTGVNIKIFFPPNVAMNSIITSMARRLDIDFNIVWGKLEKLGGSVLGSLVINVKPKDELRVEEFIKSQGALYEILKEKK; translated from the coding sequence ATGATAAAAATCTCAAATTTAAAAAAATATTATGGCAAAAATCTCATCATAAATAATGTTAGTTGCGAGATAAATAAGGGTGAAATATTTGCTATCGTTGGTCACAGTGGTGCTGGTAAAAGCACGCTTTTACGCTGTATAAATGGGCTTGAAAGCTATCAAAATGGCAGTCTAAAAGTGCTAGGGCGTGAGATAAAATCGTTAAATGAAAATGGATTAAGAGATCTTAGGCGAGATATAGGCATGATATTTCAGCATTTTGCTTTAATGAGTAGAAAAACAGCTTTTGAAAATATCGCTATGCCTTTGCGTGTGTGGGGCTATGATGAAAAGGCTATAAAAGCCCGTGTTGATGAGCTTTTAGAGCTTGTAGGATTAAAAGATAAGGCTAGAAGTTACCCAAGTCAGCTAAGTGGGGGTCAAAAGCAGAGAGTTGCCATTGCTAGGGCTCTAGCACTTAATCCTAAAATCTTACTTAGCGATGAGGCTACGAGCGCGCTTGATCCAAACACAACAAAGCAAATTTTAAGCCTACTTAAAGAGATAAATGAGAAGCTTGGTATCACAATAGTGCTAGTCACACACGAAATGGAGGTGGTAAAAAACATAGCAAATAGAGCTATTTTACTCCAAAGTGGCGTGATAACCAACTTCGGATCAATTGTAGAGCTATTTTTAAATCCAGATGAAAATATGAAAAACTTCCTTGGAGAAGATGAAATTTTACCAGATACTGGGGTAAATATAAAGATATTTTTCCCACCAAATGTAGCGATGAATAGCATTATCACATCTATGGCTAGAAGGCTTGATATTGATTTTAACATAGTTTGGGGCAAATTAGAAAAGCTAGGTGGTAGCGTCCTTGGAAGTCTAGTTATAAATGTAAAGCCAAAAGATGAGCTTAGAGTGGAGGAATTTATAAAAAGTCAAGGGGCTTTATATGAAATTTTAAAGGAGAAAAAATGA
- the thiD gene encoding bifunctional hydroxymethylpyrimidine kinase/phosphomethylpyrimidine kinase has translation MKKVLSIAGSDPSGGAGIQADIKTITAHKLYAMAVIVSLTAQNTKEVSGVFDCPIEFIKAQMDSVLSDITPDSIKLGMLSNSNIMRIIAKALRQYDCKNIVLDPVMVATSGTRLMDKDALNVYIDELFGMAKIVTPNLPEASILSGIKIKNIDDMERAAIKISSYGCDSVLIKGGHFSSDATDLLYKDGEISLFHATRIDTKNTHGTGCTLSSAIACNIANGLSIEDSIQKAKDYVRNAINSNLSIGHGNGPINHCWNL, from the coding sequence ATGAAAAAAGTGCTATCCATAGCAGGTTCTGATCCATCTGGTGGGGCTGGAATTCAAGCTGATATTAAAACCATAACCGCCCATAAGCTTTATGCGATGGCTGTTATAGTCTCCTTGACTGCACAAAATACAAAAGAAGTAAGCGGGGTTTTTGATTGTCCAATTGAGTTTATTAAAGCACAGATGGATTCTGTATTAAGCGATATTACTCCAGATTCAATCAAGCTAGGAATGCTTTCAAATTCTAATATAATGCGTATAATAGCAAAGGCGTTAAGGCAATATGATTGTAAAAATATAGTTTTAGACCCAGTGATGGTAGCTACAAGCGGTACTAGGCTCATGGATAAAGACGCTTTAAATGTTTATATTGATGAGCTTTTTGGTATGGCAAAAATCGTAACGCCAAATTTACCCGAGGCTAGTATATTAAGTGGTATAAAGATAAAAAATATAGATGATATGGAGCGAGCAGCTATCAAGATTAGTAGCTATGGGTGCGATAGTGTGCTTATCAAAGGTGGGCATTTTTCTAGTGATGCTACTGATTTGCTCTATAAAGATGGAGAAATCAGCCTATTTCATGCTACTAGAATAGATACTAAAAATACCCATGGCACGGGATGTACTCTCTCATCTGCTATTGCGTGTAATATCGCTAATGGATTAAGTATAGAAGATTCAATCCAAAAAGCAAAAGATTATGTAAGAAATGCTATCAATAGCAATTTATCCATAGGGCATGGAAATGGACCGATCAATCACTGCTGGAATTTATAA
- a CDS encoding methionine ABC transporter permease has translation MIAKLLFEATLDTLYMSFVSTFLAFIIGLVLAIILVITSKNGLKPNRAIYNSLDIIVNTLRSFPFIILIIVLFPFTKFIVGTSIGTTAAIVPLTIGSAPFIARLIENAMNEVDSGIIEAALSYGATKTQIIFKVIFVEALPSIINAITLTLIVVVGFTAMAGAVGGGGLGDVAMRYGFQRFRPDIMAYTVIILIIMVQIIQSSGNLLYKIVKK, from the coding sequence ATGATAGCAAAACTACTTTTTGAAGCGACTTTAGACACTTTATATATGAGCTTTGTCTCTACATTTTTAGCCTTTATCATTGGATTAGTCTTAGCCATTATATTAGTCATAACTAGCAAAAATGGCCTAAAACCAAATAGAGCAATCTACAATTCATTAGATATAATAGTAAATACTCTTAGAAGTTTTCCATTTATTATTCTTATAATTGTATTATTTCCATTTACCAAATTTATTGTTGGGACAAGTATTGGCACCACAGCGGCTATCGTTCCGCTTACTATTGGTTCAGCACCCTTTATAGCTAGGCTAATTGAAAATGCAATGAATGAAGTAGATAGCGGTATAATTGAAGCTGCGCTAAGCTATGGAGCCACTAAAACTCAAATAATATTTAAGGTTATATTTGTAGAGGCACTGCCAAGCATCATAAATGCCATAACCCTTACATTAATAGTAGTTGTTGGCTTTACAGCGATGGCTGGTGCGGTTGGCGGTGGCGGACTTGGCGATGTAGCTATGAGATATGGCTTCCAAAGATTTCGCCCAGATATTATGGCTTATACTGTTATTATTTTAATCATAATGGTTCAAATAATACAAAGTAGCGGAAATTTACTATATAAAATTGTTAAAAAGTAA